The proteins below come from a single Pyramidobacter porci genomic window:
- a CDS encoding TRAP transporter substrate-binding protein: protein MFKKVTAFAAVAVLSCSAAFGAEFTVSNQFPPSHHISKAIHVFADKVVELSGGKLKVNVADSGSLYNDSQILEAVQDGLVEVGLVGTYKWGGMVPAADVFDLPFLFVDLSSPEKFLNAGAADILDAEFNKKGVKNLFWVDYGFIQMWNNVRPLHSPKDFEGLTMRSYSAGDSITLTALGAAPTQISSAEMYMAIQNGTVKGATTGMPAAVSRKIYEVCKYLTIANYSTAQFSVQANLDWWNGLDADSQEAILEAGKVAEKWLRGAVAESEGAAEKIVRDAGLEVNTLTADERAQMVAATKSVWDAYVARAGETGQKLVDLSHKVFD from the coding sequence ATGTTTAAGAAAGTAACGGCTTTTGCTGCGGTCGCGGTTTTGTCCTGCTCTGCCGCCTTTGGCGCGGAGTTCACTGTTTCCAATCAATTTCCCCCTTCCCACCATATTTCCAAGGCCATTCATGTTTTCGCCGACAAAGTTGTTGAGTTGAGCGGCGGCAAACTGAAGGTCAATGTCGCGGATTCCGGTTCCCTGTACAATGACAGCCAGATTCTCGAAGCGGTCCAAGACGGTCTTGTCGAAGTCGGCCTCGTCGGCACCTACAAGTGGGGCGGCATGGTGCCCGCTGCCGACGTGTTCGACCTTCCCTTTCTGTTCGTCGACCTGTCCTCGCCGGAAAAGTTTTTGAATGCCGGCGCGGCGGATATTCTTGACGCCGAGTTCAACAAGAAAGGCGTGAAAAACCTTTTCTGGGTCGATTACGGCTTCATTCAGATGTGGAACAACGTGCGTCCCCTGCACAGCCCCAAGGACTTTGAAGGTCTGACGATGCGTTCCTACAGCGCCGGCGACTCCATCACCTTGACGGCTCTCGGCGCGGCGCCCACTCAGATCAGTTCGGCGGAAATGTACATGGCCATTCAGAACGGCACCGTGAAAGGCGCAACCACCGGCATGCCCGCTGCGGTGTCCCGCAAGATTTACGAGGTTTGCAAATATCTGACCATCGCCAATTACAGCACGGCCCAGTTCTCCGTTCAGGCCAACCTCGACTGGTGGAACGGCCTTGACGCCGACAGCCAGGAAGCCATCCTCGAAGCCGGCAAAGTCGCCGAGAAATGGCTTCGCGGCGCGGTTGCGGAATCCGAAGGCGCCGCCGAAAAGATCGTCCGCGACGCGGGTCTTGAAGTCAACACGCTGACCGCCGACGAACGCGCCCAAATGGTTGCGGCAACCAAGAGCGTTTGGGACGCCTACGTTGCGCGCGCTGGAGAGACGGGACAGAAACTCGTTGATCTGTCTCATAAAGTTTTCGACTAA
- a CDS encoding DUF501 domain-containing protein codes for MCMRNLRREVHGNLSLFSTRDEIVTAGQMVGRSFHKGLVLSVAARCTWGMPQVLKCRPFYRGHPFPTLFWLTCPHLAYQCGRLESDGGVRALEDFLRENEKAYRLYNSRYAWVRISSLSGCERFFLRRYSPKIWKTMLKTGIGGIRLTENPAVKCLHLQAATMLALPGHPAEAWFAEKIEEFCCKKAHCKKYLD; via the coding sequence ATGTGTATGAGAAATTTGCGGCGAGAGGTTCACGGGAACCTCTCGCTTTTTTCGACGCGCGACGAGATTGTTACGGCTGGTCAGATGGTTGGGCGCAGTTTTCACAAGGGGCTTGTCTTATCCGTCGCGGCGCGCTGCACATGGGGAATGCCTCAGGTTCTGAAATGTCGTCCCTTTTACAGAGGACACCCCTTTCCGACGCTCTTCTGGCTGACATGCCCCCATTTGGCGTACCAATGCGGACGTCTCGAGTCCGACGGAGGAGTCAGGGCACTGGAAGACTTTCTCCGCGAGAATGAAAAGGCGTACCGCCTCTACAATTCCCGCTATGCATGGGTGCGGATCTCTTCCTTGAGCGGTTGCGAACGATTTTTCCTGCGCCGATATTCTCCGAAGATCTGGAAAACCATGCTTAAAACCGGCATTGGCGGCATCCGTTTGACTGAAAACCCGGCCGTGAAGTGTCTGCATCTCCAGGCGGCAACGATGCTCGCTTTGCCGGGGCATCCCGCCGAAGCGTGGTTTGCAGAAAAAATTGAAGAGTTCTGTTGTAAAAAGGCTCACTGTAAAAAATATTTAGACTGA
- a CDS encoding hydroxymethylglutaryl-CoA lyase produces the protein MHFDGLPKNAVIREVCPRDGFQGICDFIPTEKKIEFIGQMLSTGIKEMEITSFVSPKAIPQLSDAAQVLPAVKKEYPDVEFTALVPNVKGAENALAAGADVVNVVFSVSESHNMANIRRTVEQSLSGMDDIIALVRGKAKICVSMATSFMCPFEGRTDPRRVAELIGKVRAKGVDCITLAETIGTCTPKDFTETLQVVKPALRGIPTYLHIHNTYGFSDMNVKCALDEGFNRFDAAIGGLGGCPFAPGAAGNAATEDLVYLMQSMGVDTGLDPLKVVTVARALKAYGLKTMGSLCASSFGKPKPEMPVQK, from the coding sequence ATGCATTTTGACGGTCTGCCCAAGAACGCTGTTATTCGCGAGGTCTGCCCACGTGACGGATTTCAGGGGATCTGCGATTTCATCCCCACGGAAAAGAAGATCGAATTCATCGGCCAAATGCTTTCGACCGGCATCAAGGAGATGGAAATCACGTCTTTCGTCAGCCCGAAGGCGATTCCTCAACTGTCTGACGCCGCCCAGGTGCTGCCAGCCGTCAAGAAAGAATATCCCGACGTGGAGTTCACCGCCCTGGTCCCCAACGTCAAGGGGGCGGAGAATGCCTTAGCTGCCGGGGCTGACGTCGTCAACGTGGTGTTTTCCGTCAGCGAAAGCCATAATATGGCCAACATCCGCCGCACCGTAGAGCAGTCGCTCTCCGGCATGGACGACATTATCGCGCTTGTCAGGGGCAAAGCGAAGATCTGCGTTTCCATGGCCACGTCCTTCATGTGCCCATTCGAGGGGCGCACCGATCCCCGCCGGGTGGCCGAGCTGATCGGCAAAGTGCGCGCCAAGGGGGTGGACTGCATCACCCTCGCCGAAACGATCGGTACCTGCACGCCCAAAGACTTCACCGAAACGCTCCAGGTCGTCAAACCGGCGCTTCGGGGGATCCCCACCTATCTGCATATTCACAACACGTACGGTTTTTCCGACATGAACGTGAAATGCGCCCTTGACGAGGGATTCAACAGGTTCGATGCGGCCATCGGCGGCCTCGGCGGCTGTCCTTTTGCCCCCGGCGCGGCCGGCAACGCGGCAACGGAAGATCTGGTCTACCTGATGCAAAGCATGGGCGTCGACACCGGGCTTGACCCTCTTAAAGTTGTGACGGTTGCCCGCGCGCTGAAGGCATACGGTTTGAAGACGATGGGAAGCCTGTGCGCGAGTTCCTTTGGCAAGCCCAAACCGGAGATGCCCGTGCAGAAGTAG
- a CDS encoding S1 RNA-binding domain-containing protein: MPDLAPGDVVTGIVEQIMPYGAFVRLQSGQKAMIHISQLSHKFIKSVDAVLQPQQEIKAKVIKIDEKGRIDLSLKALEEPPAVPVQRMPRHVTAAVSDETVGSDDFEKKLSTFLKNSEEKISSLMNAKSGKGGRSPRRKGARP; the protein is encoded by the coding sequence ATGCCCGATTTGGCGCCAGGTGATGTGGTAACGGGAATCGTCGAACAGATCATGCCCTATGGGGCCTTTGTTCGTCTTCAAAGCGGCCAGAAGGCAATGATCCACATCTCGCAGCTTTCCCACAAGTTTATCAAAAGTGTCGATGCCGTTCTGCAGCCGCAGCAGGAGATTAAGGCGAAAGTTATCAAGATAGACGAAAAAGGCCGCATTGATCTGTCTTTGAAGGCGCTTGAAGAGCCTCCGGCGGTCCCGGTTCAACGAATGCCCCGGCATGTGACGGCCGCAGTTTCTGATGAAACGGTCGGCTCGGACGATTTTGAAAAAAAGTTATCCACTTTCCTGAAAAACAGCGAGGAGAAAATCTCTTCGCTGATGAACGCCAAAAGCGGCAAAGGGGGACGCTCGCCGCGCCGAAAAGGCGCTCGTCCCTAA
- a CDS encoding isocitrate lyase/PEP mutase family protein, with the protein MMTKAKKLRELLTSDGIITAPGAYDAWSARLIEHAGFSVVYMTGYGVSASVLGRPDIGLMSFHEMVESVHNIAEATNVPVIADADNGYGGSLNVVRTVRAYEQAGACGIQLEDQVMPKRCGHMEGKQLIPCEEMVAKIRAAVYARRNPDTVIIARTDARAVNGLDDAIARGHAFEEAGADVIFVEAPQSIDEMKRIVAEFPNCPLPANMVEHGKTPNLSQKELAALGFKIAIYPVMPIYVVTRALSAALAKLKEAGTSEACLDDMVDFPSFNKLIGLDEARALEKSFTCGK; encoded by the coding sequence ATGATGACAAAAGCAAAAAAACTGAGAGAACTTCTGACATCCGACGGTATTATCACTGCCCCCGGTGCATATGACGCATGGTCGGCGCGGCTTATCGAGCACGCCGGATTTTCTGTTGTGTACATGACCGGCTACGGCGTATCAGCTAGTGTCCTCGGACGCCCTGACATCGGGCTGATGAGCTTTCACGAGATGGTTGAGTCAGTGCACAATATCGCTGAAGCCACAAACGTTCCTGTGATTGCCGATGCTGACAATGGCTACGGAGGTTCGCTCAATGTAGTGCGCACAGTACGCGCGTATGAGCAGGCCGGAGCATGTGGCATTCAGCTCGAAGATCAGGTGATGCCCAAACGATGCGGACACATGGAAGGCAAACAACTTATTCCTTGTGAGGAAATGGTTGCCAAAATCCGTGCGGCTGTCTATGCGCGGCGCAATCCTGACACGGTGATCATCGCCCGCACAGACGCTCGTGCCGTCAATGGCTTGGACGATGCCATCGCCCGCGGTCATGCCTTTGAAGAGGCGGGGGCTGACGTGATTTTCGTCGAAGCACCGCAGTCGATTGACGAGATGAAGCGTATCGTTGCAGAGTTTCCCAACTGTCCGCTACCGGCCAACATGGTTGAGCACGGCAAGACGCCTAACTTGTCGCAGAAAGAGCTAGCTGCTCTGGGTTTTAAGATCGCAATCTATCCGGTCATGCCCATCTACGTCGTCACCAGAGCGCTTTCTGCTGCACTCGCGAAGCTGAAAGAGGCAGGGACTAGTGAGGCGTGTCTGGACGATATGGTTGATTTTCCTTCATTCAACAAGCTAATCGGTCTTGACGAGGCCCGCGCGTTAGAAAAGTCGTTCACCTGCGGGAAGTAG
- a CDS encoding TRAP transporter small permease subunit, protein MLNKLRALVKAGNTFCGYLSGLGILVMSLILAYEVVMRGIFKAPTIWVMNTAIYLFMWTMLAGAAYTLMLGKHVRIDLIFDKFPKRIQLYLDVVTSIMGIVFCVVVSWQAWLMIASSIRLNKLTDNLLHIPVWWIQLPLLLGFGLLALQFFINLLDRIAALRAGEGLRK, encoded by the coding sequence ATGCTCAACAAACTTCGCGCTCTTGTCAAGGCCGGCAATACCTTCTGCGGCTATCTCAGCGGGCTCGGAATTCTCGTGATGAGTCTGATTCTCGCGTACGAAGTCGTGATGCGCGGCATCTTCAAGGCCCCGACGATCTGGGTCATGAACACCGCTATCTACCTGTTCATGTGGACCATGCTGGCTGGCGCAGCCTATACGCTGATGCTGGGCAAACATGTCCGCATTGATTTGATCTTCGATAAGTTCCCGAAAAGAATCCAGCTTTATCTTGATGTCGTCACCAGCATTATGGGCATCGTCTTTTGCGTTGTCGTCTCCTGGCAAGCCTGGCTCATGATCGCCTCCAGCATCAGGCTGAACAAACTGACCGACAATCTCCTGCACATTCCGGTGTGGTGGATCCAGCTTCCCCTGCTGCTGGGTTTTGGACTTCTTGCTCTGCAGTTCTTCATCAACCTGCTTGACCGTATCGCAGCTCTTCGTGCGGGCGAAGGCCTTCGCAAGTAA
- a CDS encoding AraC family transcriptional regulator, translated as MKYIYTSNAHLWSFPLELYVRDVNFFCFNWHPEYELTILLKGKVTLCMDGNIHKIRENDVYLVNSNRGHAVVSEEKESTALVFHFSPEYFTQTEPSHTKLEFACISNQTNRDEQRFVALRQYAAQMMLAALFDTPSSRFILRGAFNMLLGTLLSGFPVKQSPMIESPRDRKNMKTIQTVTDWLEKNFDKKVTLGAAAKVARYNRTYFSSFFRRNVGISFYDYLTRIRFRHAMYQFNNTNHSLTDIAADCGFPDLKTFSSYYKKTFHEPPSVQHRAIDTSSFAPVRENERIYLDTSASDIEEKLRDFARLNPPVPSSQLKPEVTPPDKFDRIVALCEQLMAVAKQSC; from the coding sequence ATGAAATACATCTATACAAGTAACGCTCATCTATGGTCCTTCCCGCTGGAGCTGTATGTTCGCGATGTCAACTTCTTCTGTTTCAACTGGCATCCCGAATATGAACTGACAATTCTTCTCAAGGGAAAGGTCACGCTGTGTATGGACGGCAACATTCACAAGATACGCGAAAATGACGTGTATCTTGTCAACTCCAATCGAGGACACGCCGTAGTCTCTGAAGAAAAGGAATCCACCGCGCTTGTGTTCCACTTTTCACCAGAATATTTCACGCAGACGGAACCGTCACACACCAAGCTAGAGTTCGCCTGCATCTCGAACCAGACAAACCGCGACGAACAGCGTTTTGTTGCTCTTCGACAGTATGCAGCGCAGATGATGCTTGCTGCACTTTTTGATACGCCATCTTCTCGCTTCATTCTCCGTGGCGCTTTCAATATGTTGCTGGGCACGTTGCTTTCAGGATTCCCCGTCAAACAGAGTCCTATGATTGAATCTCCCCGTGACCGCAAGAATATGAAAACAATCCAAACCGTCACCGACTGGCTTGAAAAAAATTTCGACAAAAAGGTCACGCTTGGCGCCGCTGCCAAAGTGGCACGTTACAACCGCACGTATTTCTCGTCGTTTTTCCGGCGCAACGTCGGTATTTCGTTCTACGATTACCTCACGCGCATCCGCTTTCGCCACGCGATGTATCAGTTCAACAATACCAATCACAGTCTCACTGATATCGCTGCCGACTGCGGCTTTCCCGATCTCAAGACGTTCAGCTCCTATTACAAGAAGACGTTTCACGAACCACCCAGTGTACAGCACCGCGCTATCGACACGAGTTCATTCGCGCCTGTCCGTGAGAATGAACGTATCTACCTCGACACTAGCGCCTCGGACATCGAAGAAAAGCTGCGCGACTTTGCTCGCCTTAATCCACCCGTTCCGTCTTCACAGCTCAAGCCGGAAGTGACTCCCCCTGACAAATTTGACCGGATCGTGGCCTTGTGCGAGCAGCTCATGGCGGTCGCTAAGCAGTCATGCTGA
- a CDS encoding TRAP transporter large permease: MTNFLLVVAILLFILALGLPVAFSLGMTSLILIQIFHLPMKIIGTTMWSSLESFNTLSIPIFILMSQILLDGKVGDDLFEVMNTWVRHLPGGLGIGTILACAFFAAITGSGAATAATIGMVAYPALIKHGYDKTLTLGLLAAGGTLGILIPPSIPMIIYATVTEDSTGKLFMAGVVPGLLLAALFIVYVVYKSKHGGYISEPKAPWKERMSITIKNLPGIFLPLLIIGGIYTGIFTPTEAAAVGLVYSLFITLFVYRTVKFADIPKICMKAVPSSCMIAIIICGALLFGRVMTYLRIPQALTAFVVDNKLSAATFIIIMNLLMFVLGALLETVSVVLLTMPLVTPILHALGVNTIWYGVLVTINMTMALISPPVGMNLYVINGLFPNVKMQEVIKGVIPFAAIIIVLLIIAGLVPQLSLWLPSLM; the protein is encoded by the coding sequence ATGACCAACTTTCTTCTCGTCGTCGCCATTCTGCTTTTTATCCTCGCTTTGGGGCTGCCGGTGGCGTTTTCTCTGGGCATGACGTCGCTGATCCTGATCCAGATTTTCCACTTGCCCATGAAGATCATCGGCACCACCATGTGGTCGTCTCTGGAAAGTTTCAACACGCTGTCTATCCCGATCTTCATCCTGATGAGCCAGATACTGTTAGACGGCAAGGTGGGAGACGACCTGTTCGAAGTCATGAACACCTGGGTCCGTCATCTGCCGGGAGGTCTGGGCATCGGCACGATCCTCGCCTGCGCTTTCTTCGCCGCCATCACCGGTTCCGGAGCGGCGACCGCCGCCACGATCGGCATGGTCGCCTATCCTGCCCTGATCAAGCATGGCTATGACAAAACTCTTACGCTGGGGCTGCTCGCTGCCGGCGGAACGTTGGGCATCCTGATTCCCCCGAGCATTCCCATGATCATTTATGCCACCGTTACCGAGGATTCCACGGGCAAACTGTTCATGGCGGGGGTCGTTCCCGGATTGCTTCTCGCTGCGCTGTTCATCGTTTATGTCGTGTACAAGAGCAAGCATGGCGGCTACATCTCGGAACCCAAAGCACCCTGGAAAGAACGCATGTCCATCACCATCAAGAACCTGCCCGGCATTTTTCTGCCCCTGTTGATCATCGGCGGTATTTATACCGGCATCTTCACGCCTACGGAAGCTGCCGCCGTCGGCCTGGTCTACAGCCTTTTCATCACGCTGTTCGTCTATCGTACCGTTAAATTCGCCGACATTCCCAAGATCTGTATGAAAGCGGTTCCTTCAAGCTGCATGATTGCCATCATCATCTGCGGCGCCCTTCTGTTCGGCCGCGTCATGACCTATTTGAGAATTCCCCAGGCCCTTACCGCTTTCGTGGTCGACAACAAGCTCTCCGCCGCAACGTTCATCATCATCATGAACCTGCTGATGTTCGTCCTCGGCGCGCTGCTTGAAACAGTCTCCGTCGTGCTGCTGACCATGCCGCTGGTAACGCCGATTCTCCACGCGCTCGGCGTCAACACCATTTGGTACGGCGTGCTGGTCACCATCAACATGACCATGGCGCTGATCTCGCCCCCGGTTGGCATGAACCTGTACGTCATCAACGGATTGTTCCCCAACGTAAAAATGCAGGAGGTCATCAAAGGAGTCATTCCGTTCGCCGCGATTATCATCGTCCTTCTGATCATTGCCGGCCTGGTTCCTCAGCTGAGCCTCTGGTTGCCTTCCCTGATGTGA
- a CDS encoding CaiB/BaiF CoA transferase family protein, translated as MGALSNIRVLDLTRVLAGPYCTMMLADMGAEVIKIEIPGKGDDTRSFGPYKNKSSMYYANVNRNKKGVSLNMKAPEGKQLFLEMVKTADMVVENYRPGVMDKLGLGYDVLKEVNPKIIYGAVSGFGCYGPYSERPGYDIIAQAMGGLMSITGPRGGKPCRSGSAMGDVLGGMNLTIGLLAALNARSITGKGQRVDVALVDSVVSSLETGIQRYLVNHEIPERMGNEYAAAYPYDSFKAKDKEFIIGCGNQGLFEKLLDLMGRKDLLEDPRFATLLERNKPENRIALGEIINDWTKNYNADELVDKILGVGVPAAPIFDLRDVTTDEHLVKAREMLVDLPHPVIGPMQVNGNPVKLMGTPVEITRHAPAVPGADNAEVYGGVFGLSNERLRELSEKGVI; from the coding sequence ATGGGAGCTTTAAGCAACATTCGCGTTCTCGATCTCACTCGGGTTCTGGCGGGACCATATTGCACGATGATGCTCGCGGATATGGGGGCCGAAGTCATCAAGATCGAAATCCCCGGCAAAGGCGACGACACTCGCAGTTTTGGTCCTTACAAGAATAAAAGCAGCATGTACTACGCCAACGTGAACCGCAACAAAAAAGGCGTCTCCCTTAACATGAAGGCGCCAGAGGGAAAACAGCTTTTTCTTGAAATGGTCAAGACGGCTGATATGGTCGTCGAGAATTACCGTCCCGGTGTCATGGACAAGCTCGGCCTCGGTTATGACGTCTTGAAGGAAGTGAATCCCAAGATCATTTACGGCGCCGTTTCCGGTTTCGGCTGCTACGGTCCTTACAGCGAACGCCCCGGATACGACATCATTGCCCAAGCGATGGGCGGTCTGATGAGTATCACCGGTCCGCGCGGCGGCAAACCCTGCCGGTCCGGCAGCGCGATGGGAGACGTGCTGGGCGGCATGAACCTTACCATCGGCCTTCTGGCCGCTCTGAATGCCCGCAGTATCACCGGCAAGGGACAGCGCGTCGACGTGGCGCTCGTTGACTCGGTCGTGTCCAGCCTGGAGACGGGGATCCAGAGATATCTCGTCAACCATGAGATTCCCGAGAGAATGGGCAATGAATACGCGGCGGCTTATCCTTATGACTCCTTCAAAGCCAAAGACAAGGAATTCATTATCGGCTGCGGCAACCAGGGGCTGTTCGAGAAACTGCTCGATCTGATGGGCAGAAAGGATCTTCTTGAGGACCCCCGCTTCGCCACCCTGCTCGAGCGCAATAAGCCCGAGAACCGGATCGCGCTCGGCGAGATCATCAACGACTGGACCAAGAATTACAACGCTGACGAGCTTGTCGACAAGATCCTGGGAGTGGGTGTTCCGGCAGCCCCGATCTTCGACCTTCGCGATGTCACGACCGACGAACATCTGGTCAAAGCCCGCGAGATGCTCGTGGATCTGCCCCACCCCGTCATCGGTCCCATGCAGGTCAACGGCAATCCTGTCAAACTTATGGGAACGCCGGTGGAGATCACGCGTCATGCGCCGGCTGTTCCCGGTGCCGACAACGCAGAAGTTTACGGGGGCGTTTTCGGCCTGTCCAACGAGCGGCTTCGGGAGCTTTCCGAAAAAGGCGTCATTTAA